TGTATTTCTTTTAAAGTAAGGGCCTATATAATCTTCTGAAAGATTAAAATGTGCTGCCATTACATTCGCTTTTAAATTTTTAGGCTGGTAAATATATTTGTGCAGGTAACAGAAGATGGCTTGAATGTCTTTTGAGCGCTGTGCATTACTTTTTATTTCGGGCATATTGCGCTGCATGATAGCAGCAAGCACTAAGACCTGTGTCCAGATTAAAGCTTCATTTTGCATCATGTTTATATTAAGTGATAGGATGAGCGCAATGATGTTTTCTACAATCAACAGGTCGTCGGCAGTAAAATTAAAACTTAGAAAATGTGTTTCACGGCTTTTGATCAGGTATTCCAGGCATTGTAAGTTTGCGGGGTTAATCCCCTTTTGATGGATGTATATATCGGTAAACTTGATGTAAATGAAATGTGTTTTTTCATCAATTTCGAAATGGTGCTCATCTTCCGGGCCAATTAAGAATAGATTTCCTTTTTCGTAAACAACTGGGATTTCGTTAATGATATGCTGGCCAGATCCATTTTTAATGTAAATCAGTTCGTAATGATTGTGCCGATGCACAGGATGCTGCCATTTGCTTACTTCAAATTCTGAAATAACAATAGGCTGAAATTGGACATATCGCTTCATCATAGATTTATACAAATCTATCATACTATTTTACAAAAACATATCTCTGGTTTGTCAAGATCTTTACTGCACATAAATCAATTTAAATTAAAAGACATGAATAAAAATAAAACAGCATTGGTTGTGGGGGCAAATGGTGTAATTGGCGGTAATTTAATCAGCCATTTAGAAAGCCTTGGCGATTGGGATATTATCGGTTTATCGCGTCGGGGTGGGACAGATACAGATAAAACCAGGTACATTTCTGTAGATCTGCTCGATTTACAGGACAGTAAGAAACAATTGAGCTCCTTAACCAGCATAACACATATTTTTTATGCCGCGTATCAAGATAAATCTACATGGGCAGAGCTGGTAGCACCTAACCTGGCGATGCTTGTAAATGTGGTTAATACTATTGAAAGTATTGCGAAAGACTTACAGCACATCAGTTTAATGCAAGGCTATAAAGTATACGGGGCGCATTACGGTCCTTTTAAAACACCCGCAAAAGAAACCGATGGCGGACATATGCCTCCGGAGTTTAATATAGACCAGCAACAGTTTCTTGAGGCACAACAAAAGGGTAAAAAATGGAATTGGTCTGCGCTCCGTCCATCAGTAGTTGCAGGTACCGCATTGGGCAATCCAATGAATTTGCTTTCCGTAATCGCGGTTTATGCATCTATATCCAAAGAATTGGGTTTACCTTTACGCTTTCCAGGTAAATTAGGTGCTTACGATAAACTTTTAGATATTACAGACGCCAGATTATTGGCTAAGGCAACGGTATGGGCGGCTACAAACCCTGCATGTGCCAATCAGGCTTTTAATATTACCAATGGTGATCTGATTCGCTGGAACGACCTTTGGCCTAAAATTGCAGCTTATTTTAAGATGGATACTGCCCTCCGCTTCAAATGCCTTTGCAAACCATTATGGCTGATAAATCGGCTTTGTGGACACAGCTGCAAGAAAAACATAACCTGGTTAAACACAGTTATGAAGAAGTGTCAGCATGGGCATTTGGTGACTTTGTTTTTTCATGAGACTACGATTTCTTCTCAGATGGTACCAAAGCCAGGCGGTTGGGTTTTCACGAATATATCGATACCGAAAAAATGTTTTTCGATCTGTTTGACGAACTTAAACGCAAAAAAGTTATCCCGAACTAGTTTTCTGGCCTTACAGATTTGTTATCTGTTGATAGAAATTATTAGTCAGCTGATGCTGACCTTATTCAGCGCTATTTTTATTATAGAACTAATGTTCTAATAAAGTTGGATATTTGCAGCTACAAATAATTTAACTGATGAAGCCCTACCTGCAACTTTTCGATTTTTCTAAGAAGATAAATTATAAAACTGAAATTCTTGCAGGTTTAACAGTGGCCATGACCATGATCCCCGAATCGTTATCGTTTGCCATTCTTGCGGGTTTCCCTCCTTTAACAGGTTTATACGCTGCTTTTATTATGGGTTTGGTTACTGCCGTTTTAGGCGGCAGGCCAGGTTTGGTTTCTGGTGGTGCAGGTGCAACGGTAATTACGCTCATTGCTTTAATGAAAAGCCAGGGTATAGAATATGTTTTTGCAGCAGTAGCATTAGCGGGCGCAATCCAGATTATGGTTGGGTTGTTTAAACTGGGGAAATTTGTAAGGCTGGTTCCGCAGCCGGTAATGTTTGGCTTCGTTAACGGTTTGGCGGTTATTATTTTTATGTCGCAGCTAGAACAGTTCAAAACTCTTGTTAACGGTAAGATCGTGTGGTTAAGTGGCACTCCTTTATATATTATGCTGGCTTTGGTATTGCTCACGGTGGCAATAGTGATTATTCTGCCTAAAATAACCAAGGCCATTCCATCCTCACTGGTGGCTATTATTGTGGTTTTTCTTATTGTTTTAGGTTTTGGAATTGATACCAAACTGGTTAAAGATATTGCTTCAGTAAATGGTGGTTTTCCGCCATTTCATATTCCGAAAGTGCCGCTGAATCTGGATATGCTGAAGATCATTTTTCCCTATTCACTCATTATGGCAGGTGTGGGCTTAACAGAAGGCCTGCTTACCCTGAATCTGGTTGATGAAATTACAGAAACCAAAGGTGATAGGAACAGGGAAAGTATTGCACAGGGAATTGCCAATATTACAAACGGCTTTTTTACAGGTATGGGCGGTTGCCCAATGATTGCCCAAACGCTGGTTAACCTCTCAGCAGGTGCCAGGGCACGGTTGTCGGGTATTATTGCGGCTTTAACTATATTGGTAATTATTTTGGTGGGCGCTCCGGTAATAGATCGGGTGCCCATGGCTGCCTTGGTTGGTGTAATGATGATGGTAGCCATTGGTACTTTTGAGTGGATGAGCTTTAAAGTAATTAATAAAATGCCTGTACAGGATATTATCATTGGTATCCTGGTGGCTGTAATTACAATTTGGTTGCATAATCTGGCACTTGCCGTATTAATAGGCGTAATTATTTCGGCACTTGTTTTTGCTTGGGAAAGTTCTAAGCGAATACGTGCCAGTAAATATACCGATGCCAGTGGTGTAAAGACCTATGAAATATTCGGCCCCTTGTTTTTTGGATCGATTGCTAATTTTAATGAGCTGTTTGATGTGGCCCATGATCCCCAGCACATCATAATTGATTTTAAGCATAGCCGTGTTTTTGATATGTCGGGTATTGATGCGCTGAATAAACTAACCGAACGCTACCGTTCGGTTGATAAAGAGCTCCAATTAAAGCACCTGAGTAACGACTGTAAACGCTTGTTGAAAAATGCTGATCAGATTATAGCGGTGAACATTATAGAAGACCCTACCTATCGGGTAGCTACCGAAAGATAAATAATTTAACCTTTCGTTTAAGGTATAAAGCACCATTATAGCTAAGCTGGTTTTTGCGGGCTATAATAGGCTAACGGCGATGCTTTTGCCCAAACTTTTGTTAGGCATTTAATTTAATTGTTTTCTTCATATTTCATGTTTTTACTAAAACGTTTAAGTATTTTAAAGAAATAGCAACAAAAAATTGTTCGAATTATTGTAATTGCGGGTTGAAAATATCCTTATTTACTGTTTTATAGGATGTTACTTTCTTAAATTATTTTGATAATATTTATTTTTTTACCTGTCTGGTTGACAATTATTTTGATAGAATTAAATATTATTGCCCTGTTTTATAAAAATTTCATAAAAATGACAATTCGTTATTAAAACGTTTTAGTATATTATATATTTGAGTTAACCAAATCCTAAATTTTATGAGAATCCTTAACTATTACTACCGAAGTACCTGTCTTTTTAACCTGGGACATATCTTGCCGTTTCCGAAAAAATAAGTTTTAGCAAATCATTTTTTTACCAATTAAAGATCCATTAACTATGCGATACTTATGGGCGTGCCTTGGCTTTTTTGCAGCGTTTACATTAAACGTTTTACCAGTTTTTTCGGCAGGTAAAAAGCTTCATAAAGGCCTAACAACCAATCTTCTTGTTCTACAGGATACGACTAAAATTAAGTTAGTTTCCTTAAAAGATTCATTGAGAAAAGACAGCTTAAACCAGATTAAGCAAAAAACACTTTACAATAAGTTATCTGGTGGTGTACAGAAAAACACCAGAGATTTATCTCTTTTCCCCGCCATTTCCTTACAGCAAAATTTAAAGGGCAATTATGCAGGCCTGTACGTTCAGGAGCCATCAGGCGAACCTGGTACCATACAGAATATGTTTTTAAGGGGAGCCCCCATGCCGCTCTTATCTAAAAAGGATGTATATGCCTCACAGCCATTGGTGGTGCTGGATGGGATCCCGCTCATTGGCGAGCATCCATTCGCTTTTGATATCCAGCAGTACGATTTCAACAGGATTGGTCCGGCTACTAATTTGCTCAGTACCATCGATATTAACAATATCGCATCGGTAGAGGTATTAAGCGATTTAGCCAGTACCGCTATTTATGGCCCGCGGGGTGTAAATGGGGTAATCCTGCTTAAATCTAAAACGCCTGATGGCATTGCGCGTAGCATTAGCTTTAACTCGTACATCGGTATGGTGCAAAAGCCAACCGTTAATACCATTAATGGTAAGTACGAAAATGCATTCAGACAACGCTTTTACGACATCTATACCACAAATGGCAGGTACTCTGACGACGAGGCTTACCCGGTTTATCTGAGCGATTCATTAAACAATGTATATAGTGGTAAATCAGACTGGACCGATTTATACTATAAAAATGCACTGGTTTATGGCATCAATTTAGGCTTAACAGGAGGTTCGGATAGGGCAAGTTTCAGGTTCTCGCTGGGTAATACCAAAAGCGAGGGGGTAGCCGATGGAACTGGTTTAGACCGTTACAGTGCTATGTTTAATATTAATATGAAACCTGTTAAATGGTTATTGTTTTCTGCAATGATTAACGGTAACCGTTTAAACCGTAACCGCAACAGAAGTTTAAGAGACCGTTTTGCACAGATTAATTATTTCCCGGATTTAAGTGCACCACTGTCTCCCAATAAAGATTATTATGCCAGTTACCTGAACGAGTACACTAAAGGTTTCGACGATAATAAAACCAATAGCATACAGGGTTTTGCCAAGCTGGTAGGGACTTTGGGTAAATTTAAAATAAGCTCTTCGTTCAACGTAGATTATAATGAAGGTTACCGGGATATTTTTTATGCCCGTACATTATTGCAGGGAAATAGCTACGCTTCCAACTACTACGGATTTAACCAACGCTTAATGATGGACAATAAGGTTACTTATGATCTGAACCTTAAAAACGTGCATGATTTCCATTTTGAGCTGGGCCAATCGATGATGTGGGATATTTATAAGTACAACTATGCTTATGCTTATAAAGGTGCCAACGATTATATCAAAATTAACTTATTGGATTCTAAACCTAAAAATGATGATGGTTCAGATAACGGAGCTTATTTAACACCGGTTGCCTTCCCAAGAGAACTTACTTACCGCTTTTTAGATAAAACAGTGGATAACCTGCTGTCATTTTATGGTAAGGTAAATTATTCGTACAACAATAAATATTTCGTTTCGGGCACCCTGCGCTTAGATGGTTCGTCTAATGCGCAGCCAACCAAACGCTGGTTTTATTCTCCGGTAATTTCTGCAGCATGGAATGTTAAAAACGAATTGCTGAAGGATAGCAGGTTGGTTGATGATTTAGTTTTAAGAGCGAGCGTTGGCCGTTTAGGCAGGACATTTATCTACGATAACTACGCACAGGGACCACAATATACCGCATCAGTTGGTTATACCGGAAACTTAACGGTACCGGGCTACAATGCTATTGGTGTGCTTACCAGGCCTTACTCTTTTGGTTGGGTAGGATATAACGTGCCATGGTCGTACTCTGATCAGTTAAACATTGGTGTAGATGTGGCGATGCTTAAAAACCGCCTGCATGTATCGGCTGATTTTTATACCAAGGCCGAGAAAAACCAGTTGCTGGGCATCCCATCATATGCTGAATATGGTTACAAACAATCGATAGAAAGCGGCCTGAACATGAGCAATACCGGGGTTGATTTAACCATTAACGCATTGGTAATTGCACAAAACAAATTCTCGTGGAATTCGGCCCTTAACCTGAACCACAACAGCAATAAGTTAACGGCATTGCCAAGAGGCTTAAACGAAATTATTATCGGTAACCGGTTCTTAAAAGTAGGTCAGCCGGTAGATCAGTATTGGTTATTGGAAAACGAAGGTATTTACACCGCAAATAACCAGGTACCGGTAGTAAACGGACAGCCATTAAAATACAATGGTACTCCATTAAAAGCTGGCGATCCACGCTGGAAAGATCAGAATGGCGATAACATTATCGACGAAAGAGATAAAGTATTGAAAGGCCATTCGTTACCGGTTTTATCGGGTGGTTTCGATAACGCTTTTACCTACGGGAACTGGAGCTTAGGTACCAACCTGTATTTCAATCTGGGCCGCAAACTGATTAACCAGGATATGGCCAATCGCTTTGATTTTGTAAACCGCGAGGGCAATACGGATATGACATCGGTAAAAGAAATTACTTTCTGGGAAAAAAGGGGCGATTACAGCAAATATCCGCTGTATAACCCATGGAGTACTGTAATCCCTTACCGTACCGATCAGGATTTGTTTTTAGAAAATGCTTCATTCCTAAAACTGAGATCTGTTTCACTTGGATACGATTTGGGAACCGTATTGAAAAAGAAGAACATCAAAATCAACAAGTTTTTTGTATACGGATCGGTTAATAATGTATTTGTAATTACCCCTTATACCGGGCAAGATCCTGAGCTGGTAAGTTACGATGGTATTGATACCGGTTATGGTCAGCCTATACCAAGAACGTATACCCTGGGTGTTAAAATGGAATTATAATATGGAAAGCAATACGAACAAAACATCAACAATGATGAAGAAGATATTATACACATTTCTGTTGGCTATAGTGGTTTTATCAGGTTGTAATAAAGCCCTTGAAACCGATTCGACCCGCGTTGTGGGCGAGAAAAACATGTGGAACACAGTTGAAGATGCAAGAGCAGGTATTATGGGCGTTTATGCACTTACCCGTGCTGCACTATCTGATAACAATGGACACTGGATTTATGGTGATGTAAGAACAGGCGAATTTACAAGTCCTAAAAGACAAGACCTTAAAGCCATCATCAGTAATAATTTAAATGCATCATACCCTGTGGTAGAATCACTTTCTGATTGGACCCGGTTTTATGCCATTGTTAACGGAGCAAATGTTTTTCTGGAAAATGTTGCCCATGTTAGGGCTACCGATAAACGTTACTCGGATAACAATATGACAGTAGATATGGCACAAGCCCGGTTTTTAAGGGCTTTTGCTTATTTTTACATGGTACGTATCTGGGGCGATATACCTTTCATTATCTCCTCAAACGAAGGGGTATTTGAAAATAAGCCGCGTGAGAGTCAGGCTAAGATTTTAGCATGGGTAGAAAGCGAAATGTTAAGGGCCGCTGCCGATCTGCCATACATTTACAGTGGAGGAGATATTCAGCAACCCAGCAATTACTACAACGAAGACAGGACCCGTTGGGGTGGTGCACTAGCCACAAAAGTTACGGCCTATGCCGTTTTAGCACATGTTGCCGCCTGGACAGCCGATTATTCGAGCGTGGCCAAATATGCCAAATTTGTAGAAGACAATTATGGCAGAAGCGGTGGCGGTTTTACTTCAGTAACCGATTTAAGCAACTCGAACGGATTTTTCTATAATAAAAACTTCAGGCAGATGTTTGGCTTTAACTCCGATTATGGCCACATTGATGGTTCATCAACCGGTCATATTGAAGAACTGACACTGGCTGAGCCAATCATTACCAAAGCGATACCAGATATTTATTTGCCTAAAGATTCCATTTTAAAATACTTCAACCTGCCGAAAGATGAAAGATTTGCTGTTGATACTTTAGGGCAGTCAAAATTCGACAGGTATTTCACCAACTTAAATGGTAAGTACCCCATCTTCAGTAAAATAAAGGTAATTCAGGGTGGGGGTACCGATCCGAACTTCAGGTACTTTACCAGCGCTTTAATTTTTACCCGCTTAGAAGATATTGTGCTTTTGCGTGCCGAAGCTTTGTCGGTATTAGGCGATCAGGAAGGGGCTAAAAACGAATTGCTCCAGGTAATAACCAGAAGGGTAACCTCAGGAACAGAGGTTGTGATAGACCTAACCAAGGTTGATATTCTCAAAATGATTTTTGAAGAAAGGCACCGCGAGTTAATGGGCGAAGGACAGCGCTGGTACGATATGATCCGCTACAATAAAATCAGACAGAACGATGCCAAATTTATGACCCTGATTAATTCGGGTGGCATTTACTGGCCAATTTCGCGTAAGCTTTTATTGCAAAATAATTTATTAACACAGAATACTTACTGGCGCTAACAATAAGGATATGAAACCATCATCAGCTTTCAAATTGCGCAACGAAATGCTTAAGCGCTTGATGGCTTCATTACCATTAAAATACAATCATAATCAGATGAAAAAATTTGTAAAATATGCGGGAGCCATAACCATGCTTTTATTGCTCGCCCTGGTGTATTCGGCCTGTAAAAAGAACGGCGGCTATTACGATGCTACCGATGAGACCGCGCCGTTTTCGGGAAATATATACGAATATTTAAAAAGCAAGCCTGGTGTTTACGATTCGCTCATTGTAGCGGTTGACAGGATGGGGCTGAAAAAAACACTTACGGATAGTAATGTGACTTTGTTTGCTGTTACCAATCCTAGTTTTCAACTGGCTTTGCGCAACTTAAATACCTTAAGAAAACAATCAGATAAAGATCCTTTGTTCCTATCGAATATTGATGGTGTACAATTGGATACCATGATTTCTTACTACATCATCAGGGGTGTAAAACCAACCGATTCTTTAAAACTACAGGATGGTTTGAACTTAACCAGTGTAAAGGTTGCTTACCCCATGCATGCCAAATCGGTAAAAGGATCGGCATCGGGGCAGGTAGGTGCCGGACCTGAAGTAATCGAATTCAGCAATACCAAAAAAAGCAAGTTTATCAGAAACTGGTCTACCAGTACAACGGCTTCCAATAATATCCGCACCAAAAACGGAATTGTACATGTAATCAGCCCCGATCACCTTTTTGGTTTCGATGGCTTTGTTACCCGTTTAACCTTTGTGCCGCCACCACCAAACTTAATGGCTACCGTGGGTGGTACTTTCTCTACCAACCGCGAAAATGGTGGTGGGCCAACCAGTGGCGAGAACTCCAAAAAAGTAATCGATGGGGATGACCACACCAAGTTCTTATGCGATTTGCAGGGCTTCTTAACCATGCAGTTTAAGCTTAAAACGCCAGAAGTATCGTCGGTTTATACGCTAACATCGGCTAATGATGGAGTAGAAAGAGATCCGAAAGCCTGGACTTACGAGGGCTCTCAGGATGGTGTAACCTGGACCGAACTGCACCGTGTTACCAACTTCTTCTTCGAAGAAAGGTACCAGCAAAAAGTATTCAGGTGTACCAATACCGTGGCCTACCAATATTACCGCGTAAATATTACCGAGTTAAGAAGTGGTGGTGTATTCCAGCTGGCCGAATGGACAATTAATAAAACGAAATAGATGATGGAGTACGGAAAAAATAAATTAGAAAAACTTATGAAGTCAATCCTAAAAAAGGAACATCTTTTTGTAGCGTTTGCGCTGGTTGTTTTGAGCGGATGTAAAAAACTGTACAATTTGCCTGACGAAAAAGATTACTTAAGTAATAATGTAAATTTTAGCAATAAAATTCTCGAGCCAATTATTGGTCGTAATAATTTAATTGGCGGCTTTAATGGCGATAATTCAACAGCCCCAATCACTTTCGAAATTGTTAATGCAAGATTTGGAGATGGCCGGCCGGTGAGCGATATTTTTCAAAGGGTACCTACTTACGTTTGGACTGCCCCTTATACGGGTTTAGAAAAAAGCCTGGCCGAAATCGAAGCCAAAAGAAAACTGGAGGAGCATTCGCTATTGGAAATCCGTTCTTCAGGGCAGTTTATTTTATGGGCATCGGCAACCAATCAACTCATCAGCCCAAGGCCAACAGATAGTACCAATTTTTCGCAGGATACCCGTTTTTTCGATGTAAAAGTTAAAAATACAGGTGGAGAGCGATTAATTAGAGACTTCCAGATCAGGCCATTCAGAGAACGCCCTTACGAGCCATCTAACGATTTTAATGCTTACACGGGCTTGCCTGCCCCTGATCCTAAATTTCCGCTTGATAAAAAACTAAGAGATTATATCCGCCCTTATTTAAACAACGTAATCGGAGCTAACAGCAATAAAAACCTGGTCAGCAATAACGATCAGAAAGATGTGGTGGTTTACATCCGCCCGTTTACAGGTGGCAACGGACACTCTTTACGAATAAAAGTTTTAGATAAAGATTCGGTAGAAATTAATCCGGTAAAATTCAACGAAACCGTGTGGGATAAAATGATACATGGTTTTAACATGCAGAAAACCGATAAATACGTACAGTACGATGTGGCTTATCCAATTCCGCTGGTAGAAATACCAACCTCGTACGCTACGGGCGGTTCGAGGGCAAAGGCCGAGCTGAGTTACTCGAGAGGTTCATTCGGTGGTGGACGTATCATTGCCAACTTCGGTATCGATTTCGCCATTTATAAGGCAGGCGACTGGGAAATTGTATTTCATTTTAAAACAGATAACCCAAAATTTGTCAGCGAGTAGGCAATATTTTAAGCTAATATTATGAGAAGAAATATACTTTTT
The nucleotide sequence above comes from Pedobacter riviphilus. Encoded proteins:
- a CDS encoding AraC family transcriptional regulator, encoding MMKRYVQFQPIVISEFEVSKWQHPVHRHNHYELIYIKNGSGQHIINEIPVVYEKGNLFLIGPEDEHHFEIDEKTHFIYIKFTDIYIHQKGINPANLQCLEYLIKSRETHFLSFNFTADDLLIVENIIALILSLNINMMQNEALIWTQVLVLAAIMQRNMPEIKSNAQRSKDIQAIFCYLHKYIYQPKNLKANVMAAHFNLSEDYIGPYFKRNTGITLRQYIHDYRKNLIQQRIDSRRFGLKQIAAEFGLVDESHVSKLMRIV
- a CDS encoding SDR family oxidoreductase; translated protein: MNKNKTALVVGANGVIGGNLISHLESLGDWDIIGLSRRGGTDTDKTRYISVDLLDLQDSKKQLSSLTSITHIFYAAYQDKSTWAELVAPNLAMLVNVVNTIESIAKDLQHISLMQGYKVYGAHYGPFKTPAKETDGGHMPPEFNIDQQQFLEAQQKGKKWNWSALRPSVVAGTALGNPMNLLSVIAVYASISKELGLPLRFPGKLGAYDKLLDITDARLLAKATVWAATNPACANQAFNITNGDLIRWNDLWPKIAAYFKMDTALRFKCLCKPLWLINRLCGHSCKKNITWLNTVMKKCQHGHLVTLFFHETTISSQMVPKPGGWVFTNISIPKKCFSICLTNLNAKKLSRTSFLALQICYLLIEIISQLMLTLFSAIFIIELMF
- a CDS encoding SulP family inorganic anion transporter, which encodes MKPYLQLFDFSKKINYKTEILAGLTVAMTMIPESLSFAILAGFPPLTGLYAAFIMGLVTAVLGGRPGLVSGGAGATVITLIALMKSQGIEYVFAAVALAGAIQIMVGLFKLGKFVRLVPQPVMFGFVNGLAVIIFMSQLEQFKTLVNGKIVWLSGTPLYIMLALVLLTVAIVIILPKITKAIPSSLVAIIVVFLIVLGFGIDTKLVKDIASVNGGFPPFHIPKVPLNLDMLKIIFPYSLIMAGVGLTEGLLTLNLVDEITETKGDRNRESIAQGIANITNGFFTGMGGCPMIAQTLVNLSAGARARLSGIIAALTILVIILVGAPVIDRVPMAALVGVMMMVAIGTFEWMSFKVINKMPVQDIIIGILVAVITIWLHNLALAVLIGVIISALVFAWESSKRIRASKYTDASGVKTYEIFGPLFFGSIANFNELFDVAHDPQHIIIDFKHSRVFDMSGIDALNKLTERYRSVDKELQLKHLSNDCKRLLKNADQIIAVNIIEDPTYRVATER
- a CDS encoding SusC/RagA family TonB-linked outer membrane protein; protein product: MRYLWACLGFFAAFTLNVLPVFSAGKKLHKGLTTNLLVLQDTTKIKLVSLKDSLRKDSLNQIKQKTLYNKLSGGVQKNTRDLSLFPAISLQQNLKGNYAGLYVQEPSGEPGTIQNMFLRGAPMPLLSKKDVYASQPLVVLDGIPLIGEHPFAFDIQQYDFNRIGPATNLLSTIDINNIASVEVLSDLASTAIYGPRGVNGVILLKSKTPDGIARSISFNSYIGMVQKPTVNTINGKYENAFRQRFYDIYTTNGRYSDDEAYPVYLSDSLNNVYSGKSDWTDLYYKNALVYGINLGLTGGSDRASFRFSLGNTKSEGVADGTGLDRYSAMFNINMKPVKWLLFSAMINGNRLNRNRNRSLRDRFAQINYFPDLSAPLSPNKDYYASYLNEYTKGFDDNKTNSIQGFAKLVGTLGKFKISSSFNVDYNEGYRDIFYARTLLQGNSYASNYYGFNQRLMMDNKVTYDLNLKNVHDFHFELGQSMMWDIYKYNYAYAYKGANDYIKINLLDSKPKNDDGSDNGAYLTPVAFPRELTYRFLDKTVDNLLSFYGKVNYSYNNKYFVSGTLRLDGSSNAQPTKRWFYSPVISAAWNVKNELLKDSRLVDDLVLRASVGRLGRTFIYDNYAQGPQYTASVGYTGNLTVPGYNAIGVLTRPYSFGWVGYNVPWSYSDQLNIGVDVAMLKNRLHVSADFYTKAEKNQLLGIPSYAEYGYKQSIESGLNMSNTGVDLTINALVIAQNKFSWNSALNLNHNSNKLTALPRGLNEIIIGNRFLKVGQPVDQYWLLENEGIYTANNQVPVVNGQPLKYNGTPLKAGDPRWKDQNGDNIIDERDKVLKGHSLPVLSGGFDNAFTYGNWSLGTNLYFNLGRKLINQDMANRFDFVNREGNTDMTSVKEITFWEKRGDYSKYPLYNPWSTVIPYRTDQDLFLENASFLKLRSVSLGYDLGTVLKKKNIKINKFFVYGSVNNVFVITPYTGQDPELVSYDGIDTGYGQPIPRTYTLGVKMEL
- a CDS encoding RagB/SusD family nutrient uptake outer membrane protein; the protein is MMKKILYTFLLAIVVLSGCNKALETDSTRVVGEKNMWNTVEDARAGIMGVYALTRAALSDNNGHWIYGDVRTGEFTSPKRQDLKAIISNNLNASYPVVESLSDWTRFYAIVNGANVFLENVAHVRATDKRYSDNNMTVDMAQARFLRAFAYFYMVRIWGDIPFIISSNEGVFENKPRESQAKILAWVESEMLRAAADLPYIYSGGDIQQPSNYYNEDRTRWGGALATKVTAYAVLAHVAAWTADYSSVAKYAKFVEDNYGRSGGGFTSVTDLSNSNGFFYNKNFRQMFGFNSDYGHIDGSSTGHIEELTLAEPIITKAIPDIYLPKDSILKYFNLPKDERFAVDTLGQSKFDRYFTNLNGKYPIFSKIKVIQGGGTDPNFRYFTSALIFTRLEDIVLLRAEALSVLGDQEGAKNELLQVITRRVTSGTEVVIDLTKVDILKMIFEERHRELMGEGQRWYDMIRYNKIRQNDAKFMTLINSGGIYWPISRKLLLQNNLLTQNTYWR
- a CDS encoding fasciclin domain-containing protein, coding for MKPSSAFKLRNEMLKRLMASLPLKYNHNQMKKFVKYAGAITMLLLLALVYSACKKNGGYYDATDETAPFSGNIYEYLKSKPGVYDSLIVAVDRMGLKKTLTDSNVTLFAVTNPSFQLALRNLNTLRKQSDKDPLFLSNIDGVQLDTMISYYIIRGVKPTDSLKLQDGLNLTSVKVAYPMHAKSVKGSASGQVGAGPEVIEFSNTKKSKFIRNWSTSTTASNNIRTKNGIVHVISPDHLFGFDGFVTRLTFVPPPPNLMATVGGTFSTNRENGGGPTSGENSKKVIDGDDHTKFLCDLQGFLTMQFKLKTPEVSSVYTLTSANDGVERDPKAWTYEGSQDGVTWTELHRVTNFFFEERYQQKVFRCTNTVAYQYYRVNITELRSGGVFQLAEWTINKTK
- a CDS encoding DUF5007 domain-containing protein, producing MKSILKKEHLFVAFALVVLSGCKKLYNLPDEKDYLSNNVNFSNKILEPIIGRNNLIGGFNGDNSTAPITFEIVNARFGDGRPVSDIFQRVPTYVWTAPYTGLEKSLAEIEAKRKLEEHSLLEIRSSGQFILWASATNQLISPRPTDSTNFSQDTRFFDVKVKNTGGERLIRDFQIRPFRERPYEPSNDFNAYTGLPAPDPKFPLDKKLRDYIRPYLNNVIGANSNKNLVSNNDQKDVVVYIRPFTGGNGHSLRIKVLDKDSVEINPVKFNETVWDKMIHGFNMQKTDKYVQYDVAYPIPLVEIPTSYATGGSRAKAELSYSRGSFGGGRIIANFGIDFAIYKAGDWEIVFHFKTDNPKFVSE